In the genome of Cystobacter fuscus DSM 2262, one region contains:
- a CDS encoding serine/threonine-protein kinase: MSAAALHQQDEEQGRIGPYCLLGRLSAGGMGVVYRARHEETGELVALKTVRVPEVAMLRGIRREIHALRRIQHPGVVRVLAEGVQDGLPWYAMELLEGMTLRRFIDVLWRRDARITQEVITQAVSAPTPLTPGEGRMVFQAYGPPPEEQRRPAALGRLDEVLLLVRRLCSSLAFLHGEGLVHRDLKPDNIVIRPDGTPVLVDFGLASNFGGPLSRESLDVSGTMEGSYVYMSPEQIKGGLVDARADLYSLGCILYELVVGQPPFSGLGWEVLRRHLKEAPHALSRWVHGVPPELDALVSRMLVKVPRERLGYVADVGAVLTGLCSGALTEDAASAPRPYLYRPEFVGRLGLLEELEARLERVREQTGGCLFIGGESGAGKTRLVMECAVLASRRAFRVVTGGCLPLSGGAGGESRHGEPLHAFKPVLQAIADECRHRGLHETEHLLGERGKVLALYEPSLAELPGQDAWAEPPRLPPQAARERLMRCLAETLAAFCAKEPVLLVMDDLQWADELSLGALDFLREGFLRGASLLVMGTYRTEELGTALRGLIESPGVEHRVLGQFDAPVVACMVEDMLSMASPPASFVNFLTTRSAGNPFFVAEYLRTAIDERLLYRDSLGQWQVAARDDALARLHEALPLPGSLHDLVCRRLDGLGTEARRLLEVAAVLGRELDSDILAAAAGLEDLQELEALEELRARHVVEDAGNGRLRFVHDKLREFAYEGISPERGRALHRAAALALEAQDVWGGVSPALYPVLAHHWEQAQDDVWTFEYLEKAARHALAAGSNVEACGYLNRALELEVRRGRDRGVRLDAARRARWERLLAEALHGLSDFDGCIVHCERSLAELGEPLPTTEKGWGRFLLAQAARQVLHLLMPQRWRRVADRQARERMGDAALSALRLAECYYWRYDSFRMMATALLSTNLAERAGRDEKVLRLYGQLGSIAGFVRLDALARSYFRRAQQEDRALDDPSAMAFGLISESMFHASFARWPRAALKASEAQGTLLLLGNQGEFELTEVLLGHVDFFTGHFEQALERFARLRETARKRGHFQHMVWSMYTMARSLLVLDRGDEARVLLRDSAGLLEGKHDPLSHIITRGLLAVSALERGEWEVARDEADRVMALARRYPPMLFTEGHGYEGAARTYLTLWERERVPGQPAPAVAEEARAACERLSLFSNRFPLARPMALRCEGRMHWLAGRAWRARWALKRSARRARELGMPLDEALGWLELGRVLEPGSPERGSCLRQAREGFTALGCAGLARQAEALLSREPSAA; encoded by the coding sequence ATGTCGGCCGCGGCGCTCCACCAGCAGGATGAAGAGCAGGGGAGGATCGGTCCCTATTGCCTTCTGGGCAGGCTGAGCGCGGGAGGCATGGGCGTGGTGTATCGTGCCCGTCACGAGGAGACCGGCGAGCTGGTGGCGCTCAAGACGGTGCGCGTGCCCGAGGTGGCCATGCTCCGGGGCATCCGCCGGGAGATCCACGCGCTGCGCCGCATCCAGCACCCGGGCGTGGTGCGCGTGCTCGCCGAGGGCGTGCAGGACGGGCTGCCCTGGTACGCCATGGAGCTGCTGGAGGGCATGACCCTGCGCCGCTTCATCGACGTGCTGTGGCGGCGCGATGCGCGCATCACCCAGGAGGTCATCACCCAGGCCGTCTCCGCCCCCACGCCCCTGACGCCCGGGGAGGGACGGATGGTGTTCCAGGCCTACGGGCCACCTCCGGAGGAGCAGCGGCGGCCCGCCGCCCTGGGGCGTCTGGACGAGGTGCTCCTGCTGGTGCGCCGCCTGTGCTCCTCGCTCGCCTTCCTTCATGGCGAGGGGCTCGTGCACCGGGATCTCAAGCCGGACAACATCGTCATCCGTCCGGACGGCACGCCGGTGCTGGTGGACTTCGGCCTGGCCTCCAACTTCGGTGGGCCGCTCAGCCGCGAGTCGCTCGATGTGTCCGGCACCATGGAGGGCTCGTACGTCTACATGTCGCCCGAGCAGATCAAGGGCGGGCTGGTGGACGCGCGGGCGGATCTCTATTCACTCGGCTGCATCCTGTATGAGCTGGTGGTGGGCCAGCCGCCCTTCTCCGGCCTGGGCTGGGAGGTGTTGCGGCGGCACCTGAAGGAGGCGCCCCACGCGCTCTCGCGCTGGGTGCACGGGGTGCCGCCGGAGCTGGATGCGCTGGTGTCGCGCATGCTGGTGAAGGTGCCGCGCGAGCGCCTCGGCTACGTGGCGGACGTGGGCGCGGTGCTCACCGGGTTGTGCTCCGGGGCGCTGACCGAGGACGCCGCGTCGGCCCCGAGGCCCTACCTGTACCGGCCGGAGTTCGTGGGCCGTCTCGGGCTGCTCGAGGAGCTGGAGGCCCGGCTGGAGCGGGTCCGGGAGCAGACGGGCGGGTGTCTGTTCATCGGTGGGGAGAGTGGCGCGGGCAAGACGCGGCTGGTGATGGAGTGCGCGGTGCTCGCCAGCCGGCGCGCCTTCCGGGTCGTCACCGGCGGCTGTCTTCCGCTGTCGGGTGGAGCGGGGGGCGAGTCGCGCCATGGCGAGCCGCTGCATGCCTTCAAGCCGGTGCTCCAGGCCATCGCCGACGAGTGCCGGCACCGGGGGCTGCACGAGACGGAGCACCTGCTGGGCGAGCGGGGCAAGGTGCTCGCCCTCTATGAGCCCTCGCTGGCGGAGCTGCCCGGACAGGACGCGTGGGCCGAGCCCCCGCGGCTGCCGCCCCAGGCCGCGCGCGAGCGCCTCATGCGCTGCCTCGCCGAGACGCTCGCCGCCTTCTGCGCGAAGGAGCCCGTGCTGCTGGTGATGGACGACCTGCAGTGGGCCGATGAGCTGTCGCTGGGCGCGCTGGACTTCCTGCGCGAGGGCTTCCTGCGGGGGGCGTCCCTGTTGGTGATGGGCACCTACCGCACCGAGGAGCTGGGCACGGCGCTGCGCGGGTTGATCGAGTCGCCGGGGGTGGAGCACCGGGTGCTGGGCCAGTTCGACGCCCCGGTGGTGGCGTGCATGGTGGAGGACATGCTGTCGATGGCCTCGCCTCCGGCCTCCTTCGTCAACTTCCTCACCACGCGCTCGGCGGGCAATCCCTTCTTCGTGGCGGAGTACCTGCGCACGGCGATCGACGAGCGGCTGCTGTACCGCGATTCCCTGGGCCAGTGGCAGGTGGCCGCCCGGGACGACGCGCTGGCGCGGCTGCACGAGGCGCTGCCCCTGCCGGGCTCGCTGCACGACCTGGTGTGCCGGCGTCTGGACGGCCTGGGCACCGAGGCGCGCCGGCTGTTGGAGGTGGCGGCGGTGCTCGGCCGCGAGCTGGACTCGGACATCCTGGCGGCGGCGGCCGGACTGGAGGACCTGCAGGAACTGGAGGCGCTGGAGGAGTTGCGCGCGCGGCACGTGGTGGAGGACGCGGGCAACGGACGGCTGCGCTTCGTGCACGACAAGCTGCGCGAGTTCGCCTACGAGGGCATCTCGCCCGAGCGGGGGCGCGCGCTGCACCGCGCGGCGGCGCTCGCGCTGGAGGCGCAGGACGTGTGGGGCGGGGTGTCGCCGGCGCTCTACCCCGTGCTGGCGCACCACTGGGAGCAGGCCCAGGACGACGTGTGGACGTTCGAGTACCTGGAGAAGGCGGCGCGGCACGCGCTCGCGGCGGGCTCGAACGTGGAGGCGTGTGGCTACCTGAACCGGGCGCTGGAGCTGGAAGTGCGGCGTGGGCGGGACCGGGGCGTGCGCCTGGACGCGGCGCGGCGCGCGCGCTGGGAGCGGCTGCTGGCCGAGGCCCTGCACGGCCTGTCCGACTTCGATGGCTGCATCGTCCACTGCGAGCGCTCGCTGGCGGAGCTGGGCGAGCCCCTGCCGACCACGGAAAAGGGGTGGGGGCGCTTCCTGTTGGCGCAGGCGGCGCGGCAGGTGCTGCACCTGCTGATGCCCCAGCGCTGGCGGCGGGTGGCGGACCGGCAGGCGCGCGAGCGGATGGGGGACGCGGCGCTCTCCGCGCTGCGGCTGGCCGAGTGCTACTACTGGCGCTACGACTCGTTCCGGATGATGGCCACGGCGCTCTTGTCCACCAACCTGGCCGAGCGCGCGGGGCGGGACGAGAAGGTGCTGCGGTTGTACGGGCAGCTCGGCTCCATCGCGGGCTTCGTGCGGCTGGATGCGCTGGCGCGCTCGTACTTCCGCCGGGCGCAGCAGGAGGACCGGGCGCTGGATGATCCGAGCGCCATGGCCTTCGGCCTCATCTCCGAGTCGATGTTCCACGCGAGCTTCGCGCGCTGGCCGCGTGCCGCGCTCAAGGCGAGCGAGGCGCAGGGGACGCTGTTGCTGCTGGGCAACCAGGGTGAGTTCGAGCTGACGGAGGTGCTGCTCGGGCACGTGGACTTCTTCACGGGACACTTCGAGCAGGCCCTGGAGCGCTTCGCGCGCCTGCGCGAGACGGCGCGCAAGCGGGGGCATTTCCAGCACATGGTGTGGAGCATGTACACCATGGCGCGCAGCCTGCTCGTGCTGGACCGTGGGGACGAGGCGCGGGTGCTGTTGCGCGACTCGGCGGGGCTGCTCGAGGGCAAGCATGATCCGCTCTCGCACATCATCACCCGGGGGCTGCTGGCGGTGTCCGCGTTGGAGCGGGGCGAGTGGGAGGTGGCGCGGGACGAGGCGGATCGGGTGATGGCGCTCGCGCGGCGCTATCCGCCGATGCTCTTCACCGAGGGCCATGGCTACGAGGGCGCGGCGCGCACGTACCTGACGTTGTGGGAGCGCGAGCGGGTGCCGGGCCAGCCCGCCCCGGCGGTGGCGGAGGAGGCGCGGGCGGCGTGCGAGCGGCTGTCGTTGTTCTCGAACCGCTTCCCCCTGGCGCGGCCCATGGCGCTGCGGTGCGAGGGGCGGATGCACTGGCTGGCGGGCCGCGCGTGGCGGGCGCGCTGGGCGTTGAAGCGCAGCGCACGGCGGGCGCGGGAGCTGGGCATGCCCCTGGACGAGGCGCTTGGCTGGCTGGAGCTGGGCCGTGTGCTGGAGCCGGGCTCGCCGGAG
- a CDS encoding energy transducer TonB, giving the protein MFETFDSATDVQSARRFALSTVTSLGVCALLGVAAVTVGSQVKEVLKEKRVDVVFRPPPPPPVVVEVKPPPPPPPPPPKPKAKPPPPPPTVAAPAAMLAPKEIPEEKPPEADAANAVAAAPIAVGGTGSLVAGAIVTGMDSAGVAGSGGARRPAPINLPESATPPRELDSNVAPEFPADMRAKGQEGLVILKIVVEEDGRVSAVKVMRGEEPFVGAAVAAVKSWRYSPALVAGQPTAVFRIVKIPFRLK; this is encoded by the coding sequence ATGTTCGAGACCTTCGATAGCGCCACCGATGTGCAGTCCGCCCGCCGGTTCGCGCTCTCCACCGTGACTTCCCTGGGCGTGTGTGCCCTGCTCGGCGTCGCCGCGGTGACGGTGGGCTCCCAGGTCAAGGAAGTCCTCAAGGAGAAGCGCGTGGACGTGGTGTTCCGTCCCCCGCCGCCTCCCCCGGTGGTGGTCGAGGTGAAGCCGCCTCCGCCGCCCCCTCCTCCTCCGCCCAAGCCCAAGGCCAAGCCCCCGCCTCCTCCGCCGACCGTCGCCGCGCCCGCCGCGATGCTCGCCCCCAAGGAGATTCCCGAGGAGAAGCCTCCCGAGGCCGACGCCGCCAACGCCGTGGCCGCCGCGCCCATCGCCGTGGGCGGCACGGGCTCGCTCGTCGCCGGAGCCATCGTCACGGGCATGGACAGCGCGGGAGTGGCCGGCTCCGGTGGCGCGCGCCGCCCCGCTCCCATCAACCTGCCCGAGTCCGCCACGCCTCCGCGCGAGCTGGACTCCAACGTCGCCCCCGAGTTCCCCGCCGACATGCGCGCCAAGGGACAGGAGGGACTGGTCATCCTGAAGATCGTCGTCGAGGAGGACGGCCGGGTGAGCGCCGTCAAGGTGATGCGCGGAGAGGAGCCCTTCGTGGGCGCCGCCGTCGCCGCGGTGAAGTCGTGGCGCTACTCGCCCGCGCTCGTCGCCGGCCAGCCCACCGCCGTGTTCCGCATCGTGAAGATTCCCTTCCGTCTCAAGTAG
- a CDS encoding MotA/TolQ/ExbB proton channel family protein: MNFNLIDIYHHMGLFARCIAYTLVAFALASLIVFFERLFFLFRTKSADRKFIAKGGRMLEAQQHEAFVVEASKARSSSLAKLLGGGVKTYLVRKDAPQGNLGAVELTRRELERIYERVGADVRRGMSVLASVGSVAPFVGLLGTVVGIIESFAGIAKTGSGGLGAVSAGISEALVVTALGLLVAIPAVLMFNLLSTRADALVLSLDLARREFMDHLEDLHPTGGAPVARGEGAVALDVERAARREGHDVRPA, from the coding sequence ATGAACTTCAATCTGATCGACATCTACCACCACATGGGCCTGTTCGCCCGGTGCATCGCCTACACGCTCGTCGCGTTCGCGCTGGCCTCGCTCATCGTGTTCTTCGAGCGGCTCTTCTTCCTCTTCCGCACCAAGAGCGCGGACCGCAAGTTCATCGCCAAGGGTGGACGGATGCTCGAGGCGCAGCAGCACGAGGCGTTCGTCGTCGAGGCCTCGAAGGCACGTTCGAGCAGCCTGGCGAAGCTCCTGGGTGGCGGGGTGAAGACGTATCTGGTGCGCAAGGACGCGCCCCAGGGCAACCTCGGCGCGGTGGAGCTCACCCGGCGCGAGCTGGAGCGCATCTACGAGCGCGTGGGCGCGGACGTGCGCCGCGGCATGAGCGTGCTCGCGTCGGTGGGCTCGGTGGCCCCGTTCGTCGGACTGCTCGGCACGGTGGTGGGCATCATCGAGTCCTTCGCCGGCATCGCCAAGACGGGCTCCGGTGGCCTGGGCGCGGTGTCCGCGGGCATCTCCGAGGCGCTCGTCGTCACGGCGCTCGGCCTGCTGGTGGCCATCCCCGCGGTGTTGATGTTCAACCTGCTGTCCACCCGCGCCGACGCGCTCGTGCTGTCGCTGGACCTGGCGCGCCGCGAGTTCATGGACCACCTGGAGGACCTGCACCCCACGGGCGGCGCTCCCGTCGCTCGCGGTGAGGGCGCCGTGGCCCTGGACGTGGAGCGCGCGGCTCGCCGGGAGGGTCACGATGTCCGCCCGGCGTAA
- a CDS encoding ExbD/TolR family protein: MSARRKGAGLVPEMNVTPLVDVVLVLLIIFMVVTPQLEAGAAVDLPAAANVDKGEENSLTPTTVSLTSQGALFIDKHEVPRAQLVEKLRGVFEKDPQARVVLKADRAVRYAEVRNVFKTLQDAGFPGISLQVIDLKK, from the coding sequence ATGTCCGCCCGGCGTAAGGGCGCCGGGCTCGTGCCCGAGATGAACGTGACGCCCCTGGTGGACGTGGTGCTCGTCCTCCTCATCATCTTCATGGTCGTCACTCCCCAGCTCGAGGCCGGCGCGGCGGTGGATCTGCCCGCGGCGGCCAACGTGGACAAGGGCGAGGAGAACTCGCTGACGCCCACCACGGTGAGCCTCACCTCCCAGGGCGCGCTCTTCATCGACAAGCACGAAGTGCCGCGCGCCCAGCTCGTCGAGAAGCTGCGCGGCGTGTTCGAGAAGGATCCCCAGGCGCGCGTGGTGCTCAAGGCCGACCGCGCGGTGCGCTACGCCGAGGTGCGCAACGTCTTCAAGACGCTGCAGGACGCGGGCTTCCCCGGCATCTCGCTGCAGGTCATCGACCTCAAGAAATAG
- a CDS encoding ExbD/TolR family protein: MAFDLGGGKGGIRPAMNVTPLVDVVLVLLIIFMVVTPLMTKQMSLDVPGKSDEKIETPPPPGALPPLVLTLSKSGALRINRDEVPRDQLVTRLQRMLNARPDKIVFFDAENDVPYGSAMDVLDLARGGNITVAVAPDAVAEPSAP, from the coding sequence ATGGCTTTCGACCTCGGTGGTGGCAAGGGCGGCATCCGCCCCGCCATGAACGTGACGCCCCTGGTGGACGTGGTGCTCGTGCTGCTCATCATCTTCATGGTCGTCACCCCGCTGATGACCAAGCAGATGTCCCTGGACGTGCCCGGCAAGTCGGACGAGAAGATCGAGACGCCGCCTCCTCCGGGTGCGCTGCCTCCGCTGGTGCTCACGCTCTCCAAGAGTGGCGCGCTGCGCATCAACCGTGACGAGGTGCCGCGCGACCAGCTCGTGACCCGGCTGCAGCGCATGCTCAACGCCCGTCCGGACAAGATCGTCTTCTTCGACGCGGAGAACGACGTGCCCTACGGCAGCGCCATGGACGTGTTGGACCTCGCGCGCGGCGGCAACATCACCGTCGCCGTCGCCCCGGACGCCGTCGCGGAGCCCAGCGCTCCGTGA
- a CDS encoding TonB-dependent receptor — translation MLSFHPDILRAPLMALLLMASPVLAQAPIPEGAVTPPPADAPVTAPTTDVLPAQTAPVEEAPAEPPPAAEEPAAQVADEAMDESMGEASATPPEGFTGVYGQVTDAQTKETLIEATVKVVSGAQKSVLTDVDGNYQLALPPGTYDLRVFYDVYEGRRVTGVRVEAGKATRLDVQLSADAAAVQEVVVEASSDRRAESALLQERKKAVTVSDAISSQEIARTPDSSASDAVKRVVSATVVEGRYVLLRGLGGRYATTLLNGALLPSPEPDEPSVPLDLFPTTLLANLNVVKSYTADLPGTFGGGTLLIETNTYPSKFEFKPRLTLSGDSLSTFRPRNTQPGSFLETLGFTGPGRQLPAGVPRDQRLGSSVDTWKSFSNVWSARQTTALPNLGLGASVGDTLRFGNQRLGYLAAVNYGHREGVRLAQYARAVNTLDQVEERDGAQTQLGTEGANLSALASAGYQFNRDNELTLFSLYTRGTDISSFTSRGVNNERSETYEGTRLQFVSRVLSFNQVRGFHRLNGLGDAEIDWQANFSRVDRDEPDTRDTLYADDLGSPSGKYSFPNQPNSGERFNVTLGENSTGGSASLTLPLSAVRLKAGGLAQVSFRDFSNRRFRYQLTDEPVDASLPPETLFGPDILGTGIRMRETTRPDDAYDAYLGIFAGYLTAEARPVEPLRLVGGVRLENSRQQLTAHSPFDVTPTVSSEANYLDVLPSFNAIYALTPEVNLRAGYSYTLARPTFRELAPFLFYDFARRRNVSGNPNLVETRIHNVDARAEWFLGENEVLAASAFYKQFRDPIERVINNPQAGDLGFENADGASSYGLELEARASLGRITPVLANFRAAANLTLIQSNIILTDPIKLGAQTNSRRPMQGQSPYVVNLNLGYDRPESGTEVAVLYNVYGPRISEVGVQGLPDVYEQPFHRVDLTVSQKLGASTQLKLTGSNLLNSAVRIQQGGISVVNYRPGIAFSASLGWAI, via the coding sequence GTGTTGTCTTTCCATCCCGACATCCTCCGCGCCCCCTTGATGGCGCTGCTCCTGATGGCCTCGCCCGTGCTGGCGCAGGCCCCGATTCCCGAGGGGGCCGTGACGCCCCCGCCCGCGGACGCCCCCGTCACCGCGCCCACCACCGACGTCCTGCCCGCCCAGACCGCTCCCGTGGAAGAGGCCCCCGCCGAGCCGCCTCCGGCCGCCGAGGAGCCCGCGGCGCAGGTGGCCGACGAGGCCATGGACGAGTCGATGGGGGAGGCCTCGGCCACGCCCCCGGAAGGCTTTACCGGCGTCTACGGCCAGGTCACCGACGCGCAGACGAAGGAGACCCTCATCGAGGCCACGGTGAAGGTGGTCTCGGGCGCGCAGAAGAGCGTGCTCACCGACGTGGACGGCAACTACCAGCTCGCGCTGCCGCCCGGGACGTATGACCTGCGCGTCTTCTACGACGTCTACGAGGGCCGCCGCGTCACGGGCGTGCGCGTGGAGGCGGGCAAGGCCACGCGGCTGGACGTGCAGTTGAGCGCCGACGCCGCCGCCGTGCAGGAAGTCGTCGTCGAGGCCAGCTCGGACCGCCGCGCCGAGAGCGCGCTGCTCCAGGAGCGCAAGAAGGCCGTCACGGTGTCGGACGCCATCAGCTCGCAGGAGATCGCCCGCACGCCGGACTCGAGCGCCTCGGACGCGGTCAAGCGCGTGGTGAGCGCCACGGTGGTGGAGGGCCGCTACGTGCTGCTGCGCGGACTCGGAGGCCGCTACGCGACGACGCTGCTCAACGGCGCGCTCCTGCCCAGCCCCGAGCCGGATGAGCCCTCGGTGCCGCTGGACCTGTTCCCCACGACGCTGCTGGCCAACCTCAACGTGGTGAAGAGTTACACGGCGGACCTGCCAGGCACCTTCGGTGGCGGCACGCTGCTCATCGAGACCAACACCTACCCGAGCAAGTTCGAGTTCAAGCCCCGCCTCACCCTGTCCGGCGACAGCCTCTCCACCTTCCGCCCGCGCAACACCCAGCCGGGCAGCTTCCTGGAGACGCTGGGCTTCACGGGCCCCGGGCGCCAGTTGCCCGCGGGCGTGCCGCGCGACCAGCGCCTGGGCTCGTCGGTGGACACCTGGAAGAGCTTCTCCAACGTCTGGTCCGCGCGCCAGACCACCGCGCTGCCCAACCTGGGCCTGGGCGCGTCCGTGGGTGACACGCTGCGCTTCGGCAACCAGCGCCTGGGCTACCTGGCGGCCGTCAACTACGGCCACCGCGAGGGCGTGCGCCTGGCCCAGTACGCCCGCGCCGTCAACACGCTGGATCAGGTCGAGGAGCGCGATGGCGCCCAGACCCAGCTCGGCACCGAGGGCGCCAACCTCAGCGCGCTCGCGAGCGCCGGCTACCAGTTCAACCGCGACAACGAGCTGACCCTCTTCAGCCTCTACACGCGCGGCACGGACATCTCCAGCTTCACCTCGCGCGGCGTGAACAACGAGCGCTCGGAGACCTACGAGGGCACCCGCCTGCAATTCGTCTCGCGCGTGCTCTCCTTCAACCAGGTGCGCGGCTTCCACCGCCTCAATGGACTGGGCGATGCGGAGATCGACTGGCAGGCCAACTTCAGCCGCGTGGACCGGGACGAGCCGGACACGCGTGACACCCTCTACGCCGACGACCTGGGCAGCCCCAGCGGCAAGTACTCCTTCCCCAACCAGCCCAACAGCGGCGAGCGCTTCAACGTCACCCTGGGCGAGAACTCCACCGGTGGCAGCGCGAGCCTCACCCTGCCCCTGTCCGCGGTGCGCCTCAAGGCGGGCGGCCTCGCCCAGGTGTCCTTCCGCGACTTCTCCAACCGCCGCTTCCGCTACCAGCTCACCGACGAGCCGGTGGATGCCTCCCTGCCGCCCGAGACGCTCTTCGGCCCCGACATCCTGGGCACGGGCATCCGCATGCGCGAGACCACCCGCCCGGATGACGCCTACGACGCCTACCTCGGCATCTTCGCCGGCTACCTGACGGCGGAGGCCAGGCCGGTGGAGCCCCTGCGCCTGGTGGGCGGCGTGCGCCTGGAGAACTCGCGGCAGCAGCTCACCGCGCACAGCCCCTTCGACGTCACGCCCACGGTGAGCAGCGAGGCGAACTACCTGGACGTGCTGCCCTCCTTCAACGCCATCTACGCGCTCACCCCCGAGGTGAACCTGCGCGCCGGCTACAGCTACACGCTCGCGCGGCCCACGTTCCGCGAGCTCGCGCCCTTCCTCTTCTACGACTTCGCTCGCCGCCGCAACGTGTCCGGCAACCCCAACCTGGTCGAGACGCGCATCCACAACGTCGATGCCCGCGCGGAGTGGTTCCTCGGGGAGAACGAGGTGCTGGCCGCCAGCGCCTTCTACAAGCAGTTCCGCGACCCCATCGAGCGCGTCATCAACAACCCCCAGGCCGGAGACCTCGGCTTCGAGAACGCCGACGGGGCCTCCAGCTATGGCCTGGAGTTGGAGGCGCGCGCATCGCTCGGCCGCATCACCCCCGTGCTCGCCAACTTCCGCGCCGCGGCCAACCTCACGCTCATCCAGTCCAACATCATCCTGACGGATCCCATCAAGCTGGGCGCCCAGACGAACAGCCGCCGGCCGATGCAGGGCCAGTCGCCCTACGTCGTCAACCTCAACCTCGGCTACGACCGGCCCGAGAGCGGCACCGAGGTGGCCGTGCTCTACAACGTGTACGGCCCACGCATCAGCGAGGTGGGCGTGCAGGGCCTGCCCGACGTCTACGAGCAGCCCTTCCACCGCGTGGACCTCACCGTGAGCCAGAAGCTGGGCGCGAGCACGCAGCTCAAGCTCACCGGCTCCAACCTCCTCAACTCCGCCGTGCGCATCCAGCAGGGCGGCATCTCCGTCGTCAACTACCGCCCGGGCATCGCCTTCTCCGCGTCACTCGGCTGGGCGATCTGA
- a CDS encoding LysM peptidoglycan-binding domain-containing protein, producing MKTHIVKKGDSIWSIARAHGFADWHPIYEHPANQALRKRRPDPALIQPGDRIAIPDQKAKPSASPAGQKQPLKVEPQKGPAESTDPFKQYLHHLSKLEQAAIAEGHGSLKRRITDFRLIYYPNGAPARTILGVVVGGGTWSLLIPGAAADREPRSWASPELAASREFLRKHKVVKIKGSEVDLGHLFAGLDAGNHPTPLSLGGIVHLKSNMAAATYAGDLGSVVAEYVLSSKASVHDLASRVDAGRLQQKYTEFISPEDTAGNADAYAMVLNLSRSVAQNLTDYYSATSDGVAQRYPRFIQRAHLTNHSRLVDLIFNSALAYMASNGRRDQVLAIISKPGPQLFGYSLWELYYNVSQWTAELFLSKMKKGG from the coding sequence ATGAAGACCCACATCGTCAAGAAGGGCGACTCCATCTGGTCCATCGCCAGGGCGCACGGCTTCGCCGACTGGCATCCCATCTACGAACACCCGGCCAACCAGGCACTGCGCAAGCGGCGTCCCGATCCGGCGCTCATTCAACCCGGGGACCGGATCGCCATCCCTGACCAGAAAGCCAAGCCCTCCGCCTCGCCAGCGGGCCAGAAGCAGCCGCTCAAGGTGGAACCCCAGAAGGGGCCCGCGGAGTCCACCGACCCCTTCAAGCAGTACCTGCACCACCTGTCCAAGCTCGAGCAGGCGGCCATCGCGGAGGGGCACGGTTCCTTGAAGCGGCGCATCACGGACTTCCGGCTCATCTACTATCCCAATGGAGCGCCCGCCCGAACCATCCTCGGGGTCGTCGTGGGTGGAGGAACCTGGAGCCTCCTCATCCCGGGCGCCGCCGCGGATCGGGAACCTCGGAGCTGGGCCTCGCCAGAGCTGGCCGCCTCTCGTGAATTCCTGCGCAAGCACAAGGTAGTGAAGATCAAGGGGAGCGAGGTGGACCTCGGCCATTTGTTCGCGGGGCTCGATGCGGGCAACCACCCCACGCCTCTGTCACTCGGAGGAATCGTCCACCTGAAGTCCAACATGGCGGCGGCCACGTACGCGGGCGATCTCGGCAGCGTGGTGGCCGAGTACGTCCTGAGCAGCAAGGCGTCCGTCCATGACCTGGCCAGCCGGGTCGACGCCGGCAGGCTCCAACAGAAGTACACGGAGTTCATCAGCCCGGAGGACACGGCGGGAAACGCGGACGCGTACGCGATGGTGCTCAACCTCTCCCGGAGCGTCGCCCAGAACCTGACGGACTACTACTCGGCCACGTCCGACGGCGTCGCCCAACGCTATCCGCGCTTCATCCAGCGGGCCCATCTCACCAATCACTCGCGGCTCGTGGATCTGATCTTCAACTCGGCCCTGGCCTACATGGCCTCCAACGGCCGTCGGGATCAGGTGCTCGCCATCATCAGCAAACCCGGTCCACAGCTCTTCGGCTACTCGCTCTGGGAGCTGTATTACAACGTCAGTCAATGGACGGCGGAGCTGTTCCTCTCGAAGATGAAGAAGGGCGGCTAG